From the Hordeum vulgare subsp. vulgare chromosome 1H, MorexV3_pseudomolecules_assembly, whole genome shotgun sequence genome, the window agaatcacctcggctatctgccaccactcaaagtcatcaagaacacttttgaacctgttgaaggcaaaggcaagtctgtgattgatgaaggaaaggttgcctcttattcctcatatgatgacactgccactcaagagtcagatggcagagcaaaacctccaagcccaactgccccatgggtgatgactaacagagagcttctccccagtcttcaccagaaattcgatcgcaaccacaagtgggtaaaacgccagtttggctccattgtgaaaaccctcaaagaAACTTAAAATGAAGTGaataaaaatcactattatcttcatgaggtatttgatcacaCTTGGGCCATATTGTCTCACCTGAAGACTCCTAAGGAACTTGATgaaatggaatttactcaagactgtgactggtcgtggcctccaaagaagaaattcaagcctattccagttcctgacttggtggacagctcattttcttcattctgcaatgcagaatctgatgaagaacctgagcaTACCGCAATAGGCCCAATAAGGAAGTCTGACTCGAAGACTGCTCGCACCTCTTCCTCAACACAtaagtgaaattcttcatgggcgttagtcctcagtttcaccCCTTTTCGTcaattgatgacaaagggggagaaatctgatagttagtcttcaagcgggatttatttatgggcttataaactttattaagttacaaactcttggttattctgaagtttttgatgtaatgagttgtaacttaagcccggtggTGTTCTGACTCTTctgaacgtttttcctcgcatgcttattcctcaagttaattaatgcaggtatgctgaaattcgttagacaccatttttcatcctgCATtttaaattcctcatactatatttcaaatgcatgcatgaattgcaagatacaggggagatctccatgatataaatcatcaatgtgtatctgctgttcaaagcaaattcatcaaaacatgcacatcttcagcgggagtttctctgtatcttgacatcaaattcctcaagctcagTACTTAtatctcatattattatccccgttgaaaacttaacctatttgtcatcaaccaccaaaaagggggagattgtaagtgcatctagtgccccttagtgattttggtggtttgaagacttataggttaagagaccgatatgtttgtgagtgtacacaaactctataagtcgttgaggagtttgatttatccgatgaatatcgacccctaaaaatgtatgtcttcgggtgaagactttggtctttccttaaagactttgatcgcgaagaaattgatattcctcatgaagatattgaagatgaggaattcggtgtgtcccgaagaaaacactctgaagattttgaagcatgaagatttactctttgtgtttcattttctttacacttgagtcataggaacaccatactgttaaagggggtcgaggtaaaactacggaacaaatttcctcatgatgctcaacccaatcctaaatctaccaaagcctcaaaatgaggaatatgagagacatgaggactttcacagttggaaGCTCCGACCGTTGTCGCGCCACACGTCACCTGTCATAGATCTTATccatccaacggtcatattattaaagggcatttatgtcaaatcatgtcgggatgctcccaggctataaatagccaaccCACAACCACTTgcgggttggctgctccgagagaaactgacgctagtcatttagagcaacccaaattccttagagtcttcaagagaaaatcatcaagtgaggaaatactccaaacacccaaacccaaaccaaaaacccaagtgattgagcatcactgaagaagttgttcctgtgtggaaccgacgcttgttacctttgatgactgtgtatcctccagatggttaggcgtcatggtctagagcatccagcagtcaattgtggatcgccgtgtgatcgccctgaagacttaccatgagtgttgggcgagggttGTGTGTCCTTagttcaaggagaatacggtagggactgtgtgtcccgggattgtgtgtcctttggtttcaataccaagacgtTCTAAACcaaacgtacaactgtcacaacagttggaactcggtcatcaacaactgtcttcatcgagctacgggttctattttctCAACCTTCTCATTTTCTCAAtttcatgttgaagactttcatttgtaCCGTTTGAATAATTTGCTTGAAGGCTTTctttgaattcctcacctcaaaatcttcacttgagttaatcttcacctgtttACTTTGTACTTGCGAATTGTGCAAcccgaatctctgaaatctcatcgagtactttggTGTAGATGTTTTTGCACACCCGATcgtgtactatttccgctgcactcagttcatgactgagaactttcctcactaggaatttgcttagtgatgaaattgtaaaaatcttctattcacccccctctagtcgatataacgcactttgaaTGAGAAAATCAGTAGATCTCATAAAGACGATGGGATAAGGCTGGGCAGTGGGTCGATCCAGCGGGACGCATGGCATTCTCTCGAGGCGGTTTACGCGAGCCGCAAAATGAATCAGTTAATTTAAAATGTTTTCCTAAAAAATATTTTAGATTTATTCGTTCGACTTGATCATTAAAATACAAAAAAACACCATAAGATCCGCTTAAAACGTGGGACCCACGAGACTAGCCGAGAGAAGTCCTGGCctccccgcaaaaaaaaaaaaaaaaagaaagaaaagccgTGGCCTCGCGGGCTAAGCAAACGCAAATCCACGCGGCGGACTTGACTTGCGCTCGAATCCGTCGGTAGTTGCATTCTCTCCCTGTCCTCTCCTCCCGGCCCATAGATACGACGCCGCTTCCCTCCGCGTCCAGAAACCCTCGTCCACCCACCAACGccggccaccgcctcctccccccccccccccccccccccccaaagtctAAACCCCTCCTCCAAGCAGATCGGCCGAGAGCGATGGAGGCGAAGATGAGCAAGTTCTTCGACTCGGTGggctccttcttctccggcggCGACAACATCCCCTGGTGCGACCGCGACATCATCGCCGTAAGGGCCTCCCCCTTTTCCCCGTAGCCCCTCGCTTTGCTTAACGGATCTTCCGCTGCTGTGGTGTCCTGCGCTGCAGATGGGGGTTAATTGACTCTGGGATGCACGCACCATATTATGCAAAGCACAAAATTATTATATGTGGAAAAGGAGTGTGGATCGTTATTGCTAAGCTTCGTGAGATGCTTGATGCCGTCCTGGTGCTGGGAGACTGGCCGTGATTGTTGAATCGGTGGTGCCTTACCATGTTTGTTCAGTGACATAATTTACTGGTAGTAAGTAGCATGGATTTACCTAGTTGGGATGTTGGATACTTGGATTCCCATTTTGTCTCTTGTAGTGCTGATTACCGAATGATATATGTTTTAGTACTAAAGTCATCAGATAGTTAACTCACCATGAAATTTCGACTCGGAACTCGGAGAAATTCAGTTAGTTACTATTGTCTCTATATGTAGTGTTCACAAACATGAACTGTTGAGTCAGCTATTCTTGGCTGTTGCTTTTGTTCAGTATATATGTGCTTTCTGTTCTTTTGCAATGTTCACGAACTATCCTGTTTTGTTAATTATTATGTTTGATGAGCAACTAGACTTATAGTTCTGATTCCGATGATTTTCATGGTTATATGTACCTAGGGATGCGAAAGAGAGGTTGCTGAGGCTGCAACCGAAGAACAGAAAAATGATAGCATTATGAGGCTATCTTGGGCTCTCGTCCATTCCAAGCAGACTGATGATGTGAACCGTGGAATTGGCATGATTGAAGGTCAGATAACTAACTTTTTTTATtaacctactccctccgtcccaaaattattgtcttaggTTTATCtataaatggatgtatctaaatactaaaacgtgactagatacattcatatctagacaaatctaagacaagaattttgggacggagggagtattatcttACTTCACCATCTATTCTTCTCAAATTTACTCCTTGCAACCTATTATCTTACTTCGCCATCTATTCTTCTCAACTCTGTTTTGATCAACTTGTTTGTTCTACTTGTACAGCTTCTCTTGATAAAACCACCAGCCCACTGCAGACTAGAGAAAAACTGTATTTGTTGGCTGTTGGGCACTACAGAAATGGTAACTATGTAAGAAGCCGGCAACTTGCGGACCGCTGTTTGGAGGTATTCCTGCGATATTTGCACCTTCTGATTGCCTTATGCAACGCATACTTTCTTGATGTGTAATTGGTCTTTCTGCTGGTAAAAGGGAAACAATATTCACTGGTTTCAGGTTAACTGCAaaccaagtactccctccgtcccaaaattcttgtcttagctttgtctagaaatggatgtatctaaatactaaaacttgactagatacattcatatctaaacaaatctaagacaagaattttgggacggagggagtatttaataATATCTTACATGCAGTTGACGCAAATAGCTTTGTCCTGTTAACTTGTGATAACGCATTTTCTTATTTTCTCGTGTAACACAACCAGTACTATTTCTGTGCTGGTCCAATGGATGACACATATGGAGTTTATTTGAATATTGCTTCTGTAACTAAGTATTAACCAGTACTGTTTCTGTGCTGGATGACATAGTGATAAACCAAGTATTTGATTCTACCACTGAGGTTTGTGTGGCTAAAGTAGAAGTTCTTGACATTTTTGGCTACCTCAGTTTGTTGATTTCTTAGTCAGGCTCGAAAATAATCTTTCTACATTTGCACCATCCAAAAAATTGTCCTTAAATCACCCCATCCCTCTCATTGATCTGACAGTGTCATGGTATACATtcgattttttttttttgcggtagGACTGATAAGCAATTGATATGtggctaattggctatgttatttTGTTAACTGTTATGCAAACAGCATTTCTGTCTAATTGCTTAACTGAATTCATTCAACTGTTCTGCATGTGTTTTATACTTCTATTGATTCGGCACTTATCCTTGTCGACTAAATCTAGCTAAGCAGTTGAAGATTGTGGTTATCCTTGTTGCTGGTTTGTTATGTGCTATTCCACTTAAAGATTTGGCTCTGCTTGAGCCTATTTCCGAAGTAGCATTTTTTGTGCCGGACATGTTAGTTAGATATATTTATCTATGTGACATATACACTTTAAACATGGGATATAATTAGAATTTAGACCAAAATATCCAAAACAAACTTCATGGGGTAAGATAAGTACATATGTCTTTCAACCGTTTAAGGGGTAATCTGGGACCATCATCTTTATATtccatactactccctccgttcctaaatataagtctttgaagaggtttcactataaatctacATACGGAtgaatatagacatattttagaatgtacattcattcattttattttgtatgtagtcatttaataaaatctctaaaaagacttatatttaggaacggagggagtagttgaatATAATTGCATAACGGTTTATGGATATTGCCACCTTTCTAAAATTTCCCCTTCTAATTTATCTTGACCTCTTTCTTGTAGATTCAACCTGATTGGCGGCAGGCATCATCTCTGAAGAAGGCAATAGAGGATAAAATTGCTAAAGGTAAGATAAGTTTAATCAACCATACTTTTCTATGGTCCATTGG encodes:
- the LOC123439990 gene encoding mitochondrial fission 1 protein A-like; translation: MEAKMSKFFDSVGSFFSGGDNIPWCDRDIIAGCEREVAEAATEEQKNDSIMRLSWALVHSKQTDDVNRGIGMIEASLDKTTSPLQTREKLYLLAVGHYRNGNYVRSRQLADRCLEIQPDWRQASSLKKAIEDKIAKDGVIGIGIATTAVGLIVGGIAAALARKK